The Desulfobulbaceae bacterium DB1 genome has a window encoding:
- a CDS encoding two-component system response regulator, with translation MEAILIVDDEDLFRSRMGRAFENRGFVVYMAANYDEAMEIIERHKPKLAVVDMKMPGKSGLELIRDALQIDPALKAVVLTGYGSIATATDAVKLGAVYYLPKPADVGDILNAFTRNPEVEIDNQEEDFMAPSLARTEWEHINRVLADCGGNISETAKRLGIHRRTLQRKLYKYPPDK, from the coding sequence ATGGAAGCTATTCTTATCGTCGACGATGAAGATCTTTTTCGAAGCAGGATGGGCAGGGCTTTTGAAAACAGAGGATTCGTCGTTTACATGGCGGCAAATTACGATGAGGCCATGGAAATCATCGAGCGACACAAGCCGAAACTCGCGGTGGTGGACATGAAGATGCCCGGAAAATCGGGACTTGAACTGATCAGGGATGCCCTGCAAATTGACCCTGCGCTCAAAGCGGTTGTCTTAACCGGTTACGGCAGCATTGCCACGGCAACGGATGCAGTCAAATTAGGGGCTGTTTACTACCTGCCGAAGCCCGCGGACGTGGGCGATATCCTGAACGCATTTACCCGTAATCCCGAAGTGGAAATCGACAACCAGGAGGAAGATTTCATGGCACCCTCCCTGGCCAGAACGGAATGGGAACATATCAACCGGGTTCTGGCGGATTGCGGCGGCAACATCTCGGAAACAGCAAAAAGGCTTGGCATCCATCGAAGAACCCTGCAAAGAAAGCTCTACAAGTACCCACCCGACAAATAA
- a CDS encoding preprotein translocase subunit TatC yields the protein MDVKADLTLDAKGLSCPMPLLKTKQFIGKIKLGEVLEVLGTDPGSKNDLPGWCERSGHEFLGAEDGGGFFKFYIRRGK from the coding sequence ATGGATGTGAAGGCTGATTTGACGTTGGACGCAAAAGGATTAAGCTGTCCCATGCCGTTGCTTAAGACCAAGCAGTTTATTGGTAAAATCAAGCTGGGCGAGGTGCTTGAGGTGCTGGGCACGGATCCGGGGTCAAAAAACGATCTCCCGGGCTGGTGCGAGCGATCGGGACATGAGTTTCTCGGCGCTGAAGACGGCGGTGGTTTTTTCAAGTTTTATATTCGACGCGGAAAATAA
- a CDS encoding polysulfide reductase — protein MAQLIRNPFNWILAVIYAVGLPLTIGRFIFGLGWATHSSYDYPWGLFLGWGLFVMVPLSASGFMLGTTVELFGRKDFKPIERLGLLNGLLGYFFAVVFLQVDLGQPWRLVYPMFVSLGPAAVLFLVAWHVATYLSVQIAELVPAASEFMGWIKPKKFIKSIVLGLTIAGIILSTLHQGALGALFTYAPGKVHPLWFSSAFQWFHFFCSSIFAGLSMLIVVSTLSKWFLKWRCDKTFLESLDRCTLGISKGASLALITYLVIKFIALAHDNNWGYLLTGWGQWYLFEITFGAIIPLALFTTAIRSNRAGLARLAAFFAVFGIALNRLNTALIAFNWNLYQEIPHWREAIIAIMVYATYIVVYRAVLYRLPILYTWKGDSK, from the coding sequence ATGGCGCAACTCATTCGCAACCCTTTCAACTGGATTCTTGCGGTTATCTATGCTGTCGGTCTCCCCTTAACCATCGGACGTTTTATTTTCGGACTCGGCTGGGCAACCCACTCATCTTACGATTATCCCTGGGGTCTTTTTCTTGGATGGGGACTGTTTGTCATGGTGCCCCTTTCCGCTTCGGGCTTCATGCTCGGCACCACGGTGGAACTTTTCGGCCGGAAGGACTTTAAGCCAATCGAACGACTTGGACTTCTGAATGGTCTTCTCGGCTACTTCTTTGCCGTCGTCTTTCTTCAGGTCGACCTCGGCCAGCCGTGGCGTCTCGTTTATCCGATGTTTGTTTCCCTCGGCCCGGCGGCTGTACTCTTTCTTGTCGCCTGGCATGTCGCCACCTATCTTTCAGTACAGATCGCGGAACTCGTCCCCGCTGCCAGTGAATTCATGGGCTGGATCAAGCCGAAAAAATTCATCAAAAGCATCGTCCTCGGTTTGACCATAGCCGGCATCATCCTCTCCACCCTGCATCAGGGAGCCCTGGGCGCACTCTTCACCTATGCCCCCGGCAAGGTTCATCCTCTCTGGTTTTCGTCAGCCTTTCAATGGTTCCATTTCTTCTGTTCATCTATTTTTGCCGGGCTTTCCATGCTGATCGTCGTCAGCACCCTGAGCAAATGGTTCCTGAAATGGCGCTGCGACAAAACCTTTCTGGAGAGTCTCGACCGTTGCACCTTGGGAATTTCCAAAGGCGCGTCCCTCGCCCTCATCACCTATCTGGTCATCAAATTCATCGCCCTGGCCCATGACAACAACTGGGGCTACCTGTTGACCGGCTGGGGGCAATGGTATCTCTTTGAGATAACCTTCGGCGCTATTATTCCTTTGGCCCTTTTCACCACCGCCATCAGGTCAAATCGTGCGGGGCTCGCCCGACTCGCTGCCTTTTTCGCGGTCTTCGGCATTGCCCTCAACAGATTAAACACAGCACTTATTGCTTTCAACTGGAACTTGTATCAGGAAATACCTCACTGGCGTGAAGCAATTATCGCCATTATGGTTTATGCAACCTACATTGTCGTCTACCGGGCCGTTTTGTACCGACTGCCTATTCTCTATACCTGGAAGGGGGACTCAAAATAA
- a CDS encoding cell division protein FtsH, with the protein MKFTFRNFLILSILAVILVIGLNFWKAEKKLPYVDYSTFVAQLADNEITKVTIEGGTIEATDKFERQFQTYAPDISTILPKIEQKNVIISTRPYWDKSSLTSSPLLFFIIMGGWMYFMARQQKGGAFNKSKQQITPEKHQQITFNDVAGIPEAKEELIETVEFLKNSDKFTKLGGRIPKGVLLQGPPGTGKTLLAKAIAGEAGVPFYSMSGSDFVEMFVGVGASRVRNLFDQAKKNAPCIIFIDEIDAVGRSRGAAGSQGGQDEREQTLNALLVEMDGFKSGETVIIVAATNRPDVLDPALLRPGRFDRQVNILPPDVRGREKILEVHAKKLKMSSETHLDQVAKNTPGFTGAELANLMNESALMAARKNKSAIEMSDIEEAKDKILMGAERKGMVISQQERKVTAYHEAGHAIVAHLLPEADPVHKITIIPRGRALGVTQQVPLDDRHAYSREYLRSRVMTLLGGRTAEEIIFNEFTTGASNDLQSATNIVTKMVCEWGMSDLLGPRAYVVSDESFLQTGTTKRSYSESTAQAIDTEINALIEECYQETMIILEGKIAYLHKLAEILLESETIDAEEVNIILKCKEISKLNEEMLRRKRIETHAL; encoded by the coding sequence CTCATACTGTCAATTCTGGCGGTAATTTTAGTAATCGGCCTCAATTTCTGGAAGGCCGAAAAAAAACTGCCTTATGTTGACTACTCAACCTTTGTCGCTCAACTTGCCGACAATGAAATCACCAAGGTGACGATTGAAGGCGGCACAATTGAGGCAACCGACAAATTCGAGCGTCAATTTCAGACTTATGCACCTGATATCAGTACGATTTTACCAAAAATAGAACAAAAAAACGTCATCATATCCACCCGACCATACTGGGACAAATCCTCCTTGACCTCGTCGCCGCTGCTCTTTTTTATCATCATGGGTGGTTGGATGTATTTTATGGCCAGACAGCAAAAAGGCGGCGCATTCAACAAAAGCAAACAGCAGATAACCCCGGAAAAGCATCAGCAGATCACCTTCAACGATGTCGCCGGTATCCCCGAGGCGAAGGAAGAACTCATCGAAACAGTCGAATTTCTTAAAAACTCGGACAAATTCACCAAATTAGGCGGCAGAATCCCCAAGGGCGTTTTGCTTCAAGGGCCGCCGGGAACGGGAAAAACATTGCTGGCCAAAGCCATTGCCGGGGAAGCCGGCGTTCCGTTTTACAGCATGAGCGGCTCGGATTTTGTCGAAATGTTTGTCGGTGTTGGTGCTTCCCGGGTGCGAAATCTGTTTGATCAGGCAAAAAAAAATGCCCCTTGCATCATCTTCATTGATGAAATTGATGCTGTCGGCAGGAGTCGTGGCGCAGCAGGCTCACAAGGAGGGCAAGACGAACGGGAACAAACATTAAACGCCCTGCTGGTTGAGATGGATGGGTTCAAATCCGGTGAAACCGTTATCATTGTCGCAGCAACCAATAGACCTGATGTCTTGGACCCCGCTCTTTTACGGCCCGGACGGTTTGATCGTCAGGTTAACATCCTGCCTCCCGACGTCAGGGGAAGAGAAAAAATCCTCGAAGTGCATGCCAAGAAACTGAAAATGAGCTCCGAAACACATCTTGATCAAGTTGCAAAAAACACCCCGGGATTTACCGGTGCCGAACTGGCCAACCTGATGAACGAATCAGCGCTGATGGCAGCACGAAAAAACAAGTCCGCCATCGAAATGAGCGACATTGAGGAAGCAAAGGACAAAATTCTCATGGGTGCGGAACGAAAAGGAATGGTCATCAGCCAGCAGGAAAGAAAGGTGACCGCCTACCATGAGGCTGGACATGCGATCGTAGCCCATTTGCTTCCTGAAGCCGATCCTGTCCACAAAATTACCATTATACCCCGAGGCCGCGCCCTGGGAGTGACGCAACAAGTCCCGTTGGATGATCGTCATGCCTATTCGCGTGAATATTTGCGCAGCAGGGTCATGACCCTGCTGGGCGGCAGAACGGCGGAAGAAATCATATTTAATGAGTTTACCACAGGTGCCAGCAACGATCTGCAGTCCGCCACAAACATCGTCACCAAGATGGTGTGCGAATGGGGTATGAGTGATCTCCTCGGACCCCGCGCCTATGTTGTCTCAGATGAAAGTTTTCTGCAAACAGGCACCACAAAACGATCATACAGTGAAAGCACGGCCCAGGCGATTGATACGGAAATAAACGCACTTATAGAAGAATGTTACCAGGAAACAATGATCATCCTTGAAGGGAAAATCGCCTATCTGCACAAACTGGCGGAAATACTCCTGGAATCTGAAACAATTGATGCAGAAGAAGTCAACATCATCTTGAAATGCAAGGAAATCAGCAAACTCAACGAAGAAATGCTGCGCCGGAAACGCATTGAAACACATGCGTTGTAA